The genomic DNA TAACAGCCTCTGTATAAGTTGCTCTTTCTAGAAGCCAAGGTGACTGCTTAGATAGAAGCCACGGGTCGGGGAGAAATACAGCCCAGTAATATCCATTTTTCACTACATTTTTAATGCCAGAAGAAGTAATTTCAAGGGGAGAGAGCAACAGAAAAACACTTCAGACCAGCCAGCAGCATCTGTACCTACAACACTTAGATGGCCATGAAGATTTTGCATTTAATCCCTGTACCTGTGCAACACGGACCTAAACTTGTGTTGCTTGCAAGGCTCAGAGACAGCAGTTTTTCACCTTAGGGACAGCTGAAAATGAGTTTCACTGTTACACACGTTATGTAGACACATCCTAGATTTGGTCTGGCAGGAGCTACAGGGGGCATACTTGTCATTTCCATTGCTGAGTTGGCTATGCAACATCACTGATTGACATAAACTTATAGAGAAATCTATGAaatggttgtttttctttaacacTTGCTAGAGGCAGATGAAAAGAGACTACAAGATAAGCAAAGGTTTCCATCCTTTATGGTTATGGTCTATGTCAGGAACCCAAAGCAAATCAAAATCAGACAGCAGAGAATACAAAATTCTGTATGCCACTTGACTGCATTAAAATAAGACAGAAAGTTTCAgcataaatgtttattttttttgtttgcattgttGTTAACCTTTTAGGTAGTGAGAATGGATAAAGTATACCAGCTTTACCTGAAAATGACTGACATTTTAGAGGTTGTACAATGTACTAATGCTTACATCTTAATTaggatttttatttgttattctAGGATAAAACACTGGATTTTTGTTAGAAATACTGCAAGAGTGATGCTATCAGTAAAGATGTCATACTTAATGAAAGGAGTTAAAGGTTGTGGTCTAGCAAATCGGATGCACAAAATATCAGGAACTCTGTTTAAAGCACACATGGCAAAGAACATATTTAGCATCAATGAACGACAATTCCGAATTTCACATGCATCATCTCAACTTagttctgaaaaggaaaactctTATAATTATGTCATTGTTGGAGCTGGATCAGCAGGGTGTGTATTAGCCAACAGGTTGACTGAAGACCCTCTCAGTACTGTATTACTTTTGGAAGCAGGCCCCAAAGATACCCTTCTAGGTAGTAAAAGACTGATGTGGAAGATTCATATGCCTGCTGCGTTAATTTACAACCTCTGTGATGAGAAATACAACTGGTATTACCACACAACATCACAAAAGCATATGGATAACCGAGTTATGTACTGGCCCCGTGGAAGAGTGTGGGGCGGCTCCTCCTCTCTCAACGCGATGGTCTATATTCGTGGGCATGCAGAAGATTATAATCGATGGAGCAAGGAAGGGGCTGTGGGATGGGATTATGAACATTGCTTGCCCTATTTTAAGAAGGCACAGACACATGAACTGGGGCCAGATCAGTACAGAGGTGGAAATGGACCCCTGCATGTGTCAAGAGGCAAAACGAACCATCCGCTTCATTGTGCATTCCTGGAGGCAGCCCAGCAAGCTGGGTATCCCTTCACAGATGACATGAATGGCTATCAGCAAGAAGGATTTGGCTGGATGGACATGACTATACACCAAGGTAAATCATAAAGGAGTCCTTAAGTAACCTGTATTTTTGCCCCACCGGTGGTacttctgaaagcattttggaATATGCTCATATAATCTGCACTGAAAGTCATTTGGTTGTGTAGATTGCCAAACAGCTGTGGCATTTCCAATTTACAGCCTGTCCATTTCACAGCATCTCGCTGCCATTCTAGGGTGTATTTCAATGAAAATGGTATTGGCACGCAAGTCTTGCTAGATAGTTAAATTTGGGAAGGAGAATAGTTTTTCAGAATGTCATTGTGGAATTTGTTCTGTTAAAATCAAATCTTTAGTTATcatacctaaaaggaagttgtggagggctcttctcccaagggacaggggacaggacaagagggaatggcctcaagctgcaccaggggaggttcaggctggacattaggaaaacatttttcacataaagggtcaacaggctgcccagggaggtggttgagtcaccttcctggaggggtttaagggatgggtggacgaggtgctgagggacatgggttagtatttgatgggaatggttggactcgatgatctgacgggtctcttccaacctggtgattctatgattctatgatatcaaaTCACATTTGCTTTGAGCTCTGTAAACTCTGTGAGGGCGTTTCCTCTGTAAACATGCTGTGTGATGGTTATTGGCCAAAATCTTGAAGAATACTGAGCATGACTATTTTGATGTTTGATGTGAATATACATCGTAGGTCAACGATGGAGCACAGCTAGCGCTTACCTTCGCCCAGCCATGTCACGCCCAAATTTGTCAGTTGCAGAGAAGACACTTGTAACAAAAATCTTGTTTCAAGGAACAAAATCCATTGGTGTTGAGTATGTGAAAAATGGGCAACGGAAAAAGGTaagagtttttttattttccagtatgGAAGGTGTGAGTCAAAGCAAAATtaaggtgtttgtttttttaaaaaagaaaaacccagatttttattaaaactggCACTTTGCTAtgcaaaatgtttgcttttcagatgcTGTGTTCCCTCTTCTAGTATATAATTCCTTGTCAGTTATTTTACAGTAGGTGATACTTCAGCTGTATTGATTTAGAGATTAACATCTCCATTATATTTTCATCTCTCAGTACTGAAGGGACAAGCCACAGCTTGGTGTTACTCAAGAATGTTGTGTAAGGTTTCTGGCTAGAACGTACAGTGCAATCATGCACTGTCTCAGCATATTGACTACTGTGCTGAAATGCTGATGTTTCTGataaacttctgaaaatgctgTTCTGACGTAAGAAAATCAGTAAAAGCAAGATGCTGAAATCTGAATGGCTCAAGGGATAAATAATGAGTCATTCACTTCTACTTTGCCCTTGAGTTTTAGGATGGTACTGATGAACCATAATGATTAAACGTGCCTTATAGTTGTTTGTGGAATGAATATTTTTCAATCTCAGTCCAGCTTCCAATGACTATGTGGAAGGAAGCTTGAATTGCCATTACAACTTAACTCTTTGGATAAACAGTTCATTTTATATAGCTTTCAATCCATTGACTTCTAGAAGACCCAAACTATTCTCATTTCCCTTAACTCTTTAATATTACAGCTGATTATGGAGCGTGTAACCAGGATATTGCCTAAAAGGTATTTGTATGTTAAGAACTTAATATATTTAGTCacaaataattataaaataatttaaaagtgtAACAGTAGTATCCTAGAGAGTACAAATTTTGATGGCTTGGGTTCAGTAAGGCTTACAAGAGACAACAGACAGCAAGTATTCTGTGACTGAACACCCACTACAAGTCaaaatgcaatataaataagctgttctttcattttctaatgcacagaaaaaaaatctgttgtctTTAAGTGGATTGGTAAAGTTATTATCATTAacaatgtaaaacaaaaattgcAGAAAATTTCATTGATTTGATGAGAAGATGTGCCAAACATACTTCTGGAGAAGGTTCTAGAAAAAGAACTATCCAGCACAGAAAACGGAGTAAAAGGCAGAGGAATAGTTTAGCAGCCTATATGAGGACCAGCTCAGGGCTCAGACTTGCAATTTGATGAGAAGTTTGTCAGCAAAATATGATGTGTTTGAGGGGCTCCTGAGGACtttgaagaagaaatcaaaCACTGGTCCTGACTGAACCAAGAAAATTAACTCCCATCAGTATTTTTTCTCCTGGGAAGTAGCACAGGGGTTCATTGGCAGCCACGGTACTGGCTAAGATGAATGTTTGTATGCCAGAGAGCTTGAACAGATTGTAAACATGGCAATAAATACTGACATTATCTAAGGGAAAGTCTGGtcatttctctctgcagaaaCTTCTGGCAAGATAGGAATGCATttagaatgagaaaaatatgaGGGAAGCGTGTCTAATCTGGATCAGAATAGTGTAATCTAGATAATCTGCATCAGAAGCTCTTGTCATGTTGCTTGCATTCAGATCAGGCTTAATAACATTAGGattttgtgttcattttcttttaggtTTTTGCCAgtaaagaagttattttaagtGGAGGTGCCATAAATTCTCCACAGCTGCTTATGTTATCTGGGATTGGCAATGCAGATGATCTGAAAAAACTGGGGATCCCTGTTGTTTGCCATCTTCCtggtaatttttatttcttttaacctTACATCTTCCTATGGATGCAACTCAAAGACCATTAAATGAAATGAATCCATTAAATTCAGTTGTCTGTATGTCAGGCTGCGAGGACTGAAACTAAGCGTTACAAATCAGCGGAAACACGCCTGGATTTTGGAACTGAGCGATAAACTCCTACACTTTTTTCAGTCCATTTCATagtgaaaaatgtcttcctgaAAAATGCTACTGAGTACCTTTAAAGCTGTCATTTAGAATTTAGAATGAGTTTTGATCCACAATGTGTTGTATAAACTCCCACTGTCATGTATGTTCGAAGATAGAAAGAATAACATGAACTTTTCCTATAAACTAGAAAAGCCAGTACTGTATTTAGAACTCAGATCTGGCAATTTTAGAACAAGTGATATCTCCGTCATTTAACTTTCTATTTTCATTCTAGTTATGCTCTGTTTATGTAAAACCTTATTCTGACATGAGCAAAAGGCTGGTATGACTCATGGTCTCAGTCTTAGTCATCGCTGCCTTTGTATGAGGTTAGTTTAGTTCCCATTGATGCTGGTTTCTAGTTGCAAATGTGTATAATTGTTCTGtgtgaaataacattttttttctttcctttcttctccctcctccctctttctgctccctcccccccctccccaggagTGGGCCAGAACCTTCAAGACCATTTAGAAGTATACGTCCAGCATAAATGCACCAAACCTGTTACTTTATATAATGCACAAAAACCAATTAACATGGTCAGAATTGGCCTAGAATGGCTGTGGCAGTTTACAGGTAAGAAACAAAATACGCAATCATTCTACCATTGACTGCTTTAGAACTATTACAGCCTTTTACCCATGAATTTCAAAGCCTGGGAgtcttcatatataatttttttcatgtcctAGGAAATAATGAAGCCTGgactatttccttttttttataaatcagaatcttttaaaacaattattaTATCTTAGGTAATAAGGGAGGTTTTTATACactgttttttaacatttttagaTTTCTCTCATTTTAAGAACAAttctacatttaaaaattttggTGCTATTAAGAAAACCTGCtgtaaaaaaaagtgaagaaaagaattatttgaAATCAGTATCACGTCAATGAAACACTTTGTCGAGCTGAATTAAACTTGTTGTATAATGGCCCCAAAAGAATTAATTTGTTTCACTGATCAGAACCCCTCAGGTCTACATGTGAATCAGAAGTGACTTTCATCAAAATGACACATTCATTTTACAATAACCCAGCTCTAAGTTATTCCTTAATCTGTGAAAGTAATCCTCGAAATCAATAAAACAGTTTGGCCACAACTGAGGTCTTCATCACttgctgaatttttgtgctagcaTTTGACAGTTTATGCTGGGTATATGTGTCTTTTTACCACGCAAGTAAATATTGAGAGCTAACTCATGGGTTTAAATGGGTGTGAAAATACCAAAACATAAGGGGCATTGCAGGTTCTTCATCTTTCCCCTCCAGGGAGGTACTGTGGGTGGCTCTGCCTATTAGATGTGACCGATGGGATAACTATACTGCACGTTATGGACCACGCAGTGCAGCAATATCATGATGCTGCAGTCAGTTCCCTCCAAAGTTGTTAAGATTCTGGGACCAAATCTGCCTCTGGAGCTAGACCTAAGGCCTGCCAGTTACACTGAGATAACTATAGCATCTTGTTCTCAAATAAGTGGGATTTCCAAAGCTGCACGTATTTCTGGTTTTCTAGTGATTAAAAAGCAGATGAGAGTGATGCATATTGCTGAAATTACAAGCTGCTCATAATGGATTTGCATTGCTTGCTATTTCCTCTCTATATATGAATTATTCATAGCAGTGAAACCAGCAGTTAAGAAGAAATGGATCTCTTGCTTTTCTGAGGTCTTTTAATGgcattttctctcttatttacACTCTGTAGGTGAGGGAGCCACTGCCCACTTGGAATCTGGTGGTTTTATCCGGAGTGAACCAGGGGTTCCTCACCCTGACATTCAGTTccactttcttccttctcaggTTATTGATCATGGTCGGGTTGCTTCCACAATGGAAGCTTACCAGGTGAGTTGTTGAAGAACATATTCTAGTAATGCCTTGTAACAATTA from Phaenicophaeus curvirostris isolate KB17595 chromosome 11, BPBGC_Pcur_1.0, whole genome shotgun sequence includes the following:
- the CHDH gene encoding choline dehydrogenase, mitochondrial — its product is MLSVKMSYLMKGVKGCGLANRMHKISGTLFKAHMAKNIFSINERQFRISHASSQLSSEKENSYNYVIVGAGSAGCVLANRLTEDPLSTVLLLEAGPKDTLLGSKRLMWKIHMPAALIYNLCDEKYNWYYHTTSQKHMDNRVMYWPRGRVWGGSSSLNAMVYIRGHAEDYNRWSKEGAVGWDYEHCLPYFKKAQTHELGPDQYRGGNGPLHVSRGKTNHPLHCAFLEAAQQAGYPFTDDMNGYQQEGFGWMDMTIHQGQRWSTASAYLRPAMSRPNLSVAEKTLVTKILFQGTKSIGVEYVKNGQRKKVFASKEVILSGGAINSPQLLMLSGIGNADDLKKLGIPVVCHLPGVGQNLQDHLEVYVQHKCTKPVTLYNAQKPINMVRIGLEWLWQFTGEGATAHLESGGFIRSEPGVPHPDIQFHFLPSQVIDHGRVASTMEAYQVHVGPMRSTSVGWLKLKSTDPTDHPIIEPNYLSTERDIWEFRQCVKLTREIFAQKAFENFRGPEIQPGNHIQSDKEIDAFVRQKADSAYHPSCTCKMGQLSDSTAVVDPQTKVIGVENLRVVDASIMPSVVSGNLNAPTIMIAEKAADIIRGLPSLQEKNVPVYKPKTLETQR